From Neisseria musculi, the proteins below share one genomic window:
- the lptF gene encoding LPS export ABC transporter permease LptF — protein MIYQRNFIKELSFTAVGIFVVLLAVLVSTQAVNLLGRAADGRVAVDAVAALVGFWVVGMTPLLLVLTAYISTLTVLTRYWRDSEMSVWLSCGLALRQWIRPVLQFAVPFALLIAVMQLFVMPWAELRSREYAEILKQKQELSLVEAGEFRTLGKRNGRVYFVETFDTGPGIMKNLFLRETDDKGNDNIVFAKEGTFSLQDNKRTLELSNGYRYSGTPGRADYSQVSFEHLSLIISTVPKIVDPVSHRRTIPTGQLFGSSNPQYKAELMWRLSLPVSVLLLSILAVPLSYFNPRTGHTYNILIAIGMYLVYQNGLTFLRNAVEGGKLNFWLGMLPMHILIAAVAVILLRVRSMPAQPFWRAVKLSLKGGAK, from the coding sequence ATGATTTATCAACGAAACTTTATCAAAGAACTCTCTTTCACCGCTGTGGGCATTTTTGTGGTGTTGCTGGCGGTGCTGGTGTCCACGCAGGCCGTCAACCTGCTGGGGCGTGCCGCAGACGGCCGCGTGGCGGTTGATGCAGTGGCCGCGCTGGTGGGCTTTTGGGTTGTCGGCATGACACCGCTCTTGCTGGTGCTCACCGCCTATATCAGCACGCTCACTGTGCTGACCCGTTATTGGCGCGACAGCGAAATGTCGGTTTGGCTCTCGTGCGGGCTGGCGCTGAGGCAGTGGATACGACCTGTGTTGCAGTTTGCCGTGCCGTTTGCCCTGCTGATTGCGGTGATGCAGCTTTTCGTGATGCCGTGGGCAGAGCTGCGCAGCCGCGAATACGCCGAAATCTTAAAACAGAAACAGGAGCTTTCATTGGTGGAGGCGGGCGAGTTCCGCACGCTGGGCAAGCGCAACGGGCGCGTGTATTTCGTGGAAACTTTCGACACCGGCCCGGGCATTATGAAAAACTTGTTTTTGCGCGAAACAGACGATAAAGGCAACGACAACATCGTTTTCGCCAAAGAAGGCACGTTTTCGCTGCAAGACAACAAGCGTACGCTCGAGTTGAGCAACGGCTACCGTTACAGCGGCACACCCGGCCGGGCCGATTACAGCCAAGTGTCGTTCGAGCATTTGAGCCTGATTATCAGCACGGTGCCGAAAATCGTTGATCCGGTTTCACACCGCCGCACTATTCCCACCGGGCAGCTTTTCGGCAGCAGCAATCCGCAATACAAGGCCGAGTTGATGTGGCGGCTGTCGCTGCCTGTGAGCGTATTGCTTCTGAGCATACTGGCCGTGCCGCTTTCTTATTTCAACCCGCGCACGGGGCACACTTATAATATCCTCATTGCCATCGGCATGTATTTGGTTTACCAAAACGGCCTTACCTTTTTGCGCAATGCGGTGGAAGGCGGCAAACTCAATTTCTGGCTCGGTATGCTGCCTATGCACATACTCATTGCCGCCGTTGCCGTTATCCTGCTGCG
- a CDS encoding leucyl aminopeptidase yields the protein MKFSTKAEKLQPDTAGALLYICEKACPCSENSDNETAALLCGSLEKGQTFAETKISEHGRLKAVAVVCLPDTGRETAAKAAAEAAAWAQKQESVNICLAPFNQEAAALVAEVFATAFGNAVYRFERYKKESQPARLAEAVFFSPEHGRAVKDALKTADALVYGMSLCKDLGNAAPNECTPEYLAETAKKQAEKLGATVKVFDKSYIKKHMGAFWSVAKGSKQKPYFIELSYFGAADKKAAPVVLVGKGITFDSGGISLKPGLNMDEMKYDMCGAAGVIGTFCAAVKLKLPVNLTALIPTCENMPSGHANKPGDIVKSMKGLTIEVLNTDAEGRLILCDALTYAEQLKPKAVIDVATLTGACIVALGHEVSGLMANNQELADSLLAASRESGDQAWQLPLFDSYKEQLKSNFADLPNIGSPGAGTITAGTFLSYFTENYPWAHLDIAGTAWKSGKEKGATGRPVPLLLHYLRQIK from the coding sequence GTGAAATTTAGCACAAAAGCCGAAAAATTGCAGCCGGACACCGCCGGCGCCCTGCTTTATATCTGCGAAAAAGCCTGCCCCTGCAGCGAAAACAGCGATAACGAAACCGCCGCCCTGCTCTGCGGCTCTTTAGAAAAAGGCCAAACTTTCGCCGAAACCAAAATTTCCGAACACGGCCGTCTGAAAGCCGTTGCGGTGGTGTGCCTGCCGGATACCGGGCGCGAAACCGCAGCCAAGGCCGCCGCCGAAGCTGCCGCATGGGCGCAAAAGCAGGAATCGGTAAACATCTGCCTCGCCCCGTTCAACCAAGAAGCTGCCGCCTTGGTTGCCGAAGTGTTCGCAACCGCATTCGGTAATGCGGTTTACCGCTTCGAGCGCTACAAAAAAGAATCCCAACCCGCCCGGCTGGCCGAAGCGGTATTTTTCAGCCCCGAACACGGCCGGGCCGTAAAAGATGCGCTTAAAACAGCCGATGCCCTGGTTTACGGCATGTCGCTGTGCAAAGACCTCGGCAATGCCGCGCCCAACGAATGTACGCCCGAATATCTCGCCGAAACAGCAAAAAAACAGGCCGAAAAGCTCGGTGCCACGGTGAAAGTGTTCGATAAAAGCTATATCAAAAAACATATGGGGGCTTTTTGGTCGGTGGCCAAAGGCAGCAAACAGAAACCCTATTTCATCGAACTTTCCTATTTCGGTGCGGCAGATAAAAAAGCGGCGCCTGTGGTGCTGGTAGGCAAAGGCATCACATTCGACTCGGGCGGCATTTCGCTCAAACCCGGCCTGAATATGGACGAAATGAAATACGATATGTGCGGCGCGGCCGGCGTTATCGGCACCTTCTGCGCCGCCGTCAAACTCAAGCTGCCCGTCAATCTGACCGCGCTTATCCCCACTTGCGAAAACATGCCCTCCGGCCACGCCAACAAGCCGGGCGATATTGTAAAGAGCATGAAAGGCCTCACCATCGAAGTGCTCAACACCGATGCGGAAGGCCGTCTGATTCTGTGCGATGCCTTAACCTACGCAGAGCAGCTCAAACCCAAAGCCGTGATTGACGTTGCCACCCTCACCGGCGCCTGCATCGTTGCGCTGGGCCACGAGGTCAGCGGCCTGATGGCCAACAATCAAGAGCTGGCCGACAGCCTGCTGGCCGCCTCGCGCGAAAGCGGCGATCAAGCCTGGCAGTTGCCGCTTTTCGATTCCTATAAAGAGCAGCTCAAATCCAATTTTGCCGATCTGCCCAACATCGGCAGCCCGGGCGCAGGCACCATCACGGCAGGCACATTTTTATCTTACTTCACCGAAAACTACCCGTGGGCGCATCTCGATATCGCCGGCACCGCATGGAAATCGGGCAAAGAAAAAGGCGCCACCGGCCGCCCCGTGCCGCTGTTGCTGCACTATCTGCGCCAAATAAAATAA
- the earP gene encoding elongation factor P maturation arginine rhamnosyltransferase EarP — translation MPSEHRSRPHLAPQTPTESPPVCWLFCTVIDNFGDIGVSWRLAQMLNRELGRQVHLWTDNPQALRVLCPDLPAPPCVYQNIHIRLWNSDRAAGLESAPPPDTVIETFACNLPPNAIAAIAANRPLWLNWEYLSAETSNERLHALPSPQPNGLQKYFWFMGFSEKSGGLLREQDYTERSRFNTAQWRARLLLPEKTAPEWLLFGYESPVWAQWLEMWRQSGQPITLLLSGGQIADSLKTSAAIPHHALQQAGDMFQTACVTLIRIPFVPQHDFDRLLHLSDGLIVRGEDSFVRAQFAAKPFFWHIYPQEEATHIEKLHAFWNQTYACYPAAVRNAHRILSDELNGATVLTAAQRLAAWQTLQSRHANWRKSVSDWQKHLFSQPSAIEKLAKFKQRR, via the coding sequence ATGCCCTCCGAACACCGCAGCCGGCCGCACCTTGCGCCGCAAACCCCAACCGAATCCCCGCCGGTTTGCTGGCTTTTCTGCACCGTTATCGACAATTTCGGCGACATCGGCGTATCGTGGCGGCTCGCGCAGATGCTCAACCGCGAACTCGGCCGGCAGGTGCATTTATGGACAGACAACCCCCAAGCCCTGCGCGTGCTCTGCCCCGATTTGCCCGCCCCGCCCTGCGTGTATCAAAATATCCATATCCGCCTGTGGAATTCCGACCGCGCAGCAGGCTTGGAATCCGCCCCGCCGCCCGACACCGTTATCGAAACCTTCGCCTGCAACCTGCCGCCGAATGCCATCGCCGCAATAGCCGCCAACCGGCCGCTGTGGCTGAATTGGGAATACCTGAGTGCTGAAACCAGCAACGAACGTCTGCACGCCCTACCCTCTCCGCAACCAAACGGCCTGCAAAAATATTTCTGGTTTATGGGCTTCAGCGAAAAAAGCGGCGGCCTGCTGCGCGAACAGGATTACACCGAACGCAGCCGTTTCAACACCGCCCAATGGCGCGCCCGCCTGCTGCTGCCCGAAAAAACTGCCCCCGAATGGCTGCTGTTCGGCTACGAAAGCCCCGTTTGGGCCCAATGGCTGGAGATGTGGCGGCAAAGCGGCCAACCCATCACCCTGCTGCTCTCCGGCGGGCAGATTGCCGACAGTCTCAAAACCTCCGCCGCCATTCCGCACCATGCCCTGCAACAGGCGGGCGACATGTTTCAGACGGCCTGCGTAACCCTAATCCGCATTCCTTTCGTGCCGCAACACGATTTCGACCGCCTGCTGCATCTTTCAGACGGCCTGATTGTGCGCGGGGAAGACAGCTTTGTGCGCGCCCAATTTGCCGCCAAACCCTTTTTCTGGCACATCTATCCGCAAGAAGAAGCAACGCATATCGAAAAACTGCACGCCTTTTGGAACCAAACCTATGCCTGCTACCCCGCGGCCGTCCGCAACGCCCACCGAATATTGTCGGACGAACTCAACGGCGCCACCGTGCTCACCGCCGCACAACGCCTGGCTGCCTGGCAGACCCTGCAAAGCCGCCACGCAAACTGGCGCAAAAGCGTGTCGGATTGGCAAAAACACCTGTTTTCACAGCCCAGTGCCATAGAAAAACTAGCCAAATTCAAGCAACGCCGCTAA
- the efp gene encoding elongation factor P: MKTAQELRAGNVFMVGNDPMVVQKTEYIKGGRSSAKVSMKLKNLLTGAATETIYKADDKFDVVVLARKNCTYSYFADPMYVFMDEEFNQYEVEAENIGDALKFIVDGMEDVCEVTFYEGNPISVELPTIIVREVEYTEPAVKGDTSGKVMKTARLVGGTEIQVMAYVENGDKVEIDTRTGEFRKRA, encoded by the coding sequence ATGAAAACCGCACAAGAACTGCGTGCCGGCAACGTATTTATGGTCGGCAACGACCCGATGGTGGTGCAAAAAACCGAATATATCAAAGGCGGCCGCTCTTCGGCCAAAGTGAGCATGAAGCTGAAAAACCTGCTCACCGGCGCCGCCACCGAAACCATCTATAAAGCTGACGACAAATTCGATGTTGTCGTGTTGGCGCGCAAAAACTGCACATACAGCTATTTTGCCGACCCCATGTATGTTTTTATGGACGAAGAGTTCAACCAATACGAAGTGGAAGCCGAAAACATCGGCGATGCGCTGAAATTCATTGTGGACGGCATGGAAGACGTGTGCGAGGTAACCTTCTACGAAGGCAATCCGATTTCCGTGGAGCTGCCCACCATCATCGTACGCGAAGTAGAATACACGGAGCCTGCCGTTAAAGGCGACACCTCGGGCAAAGTGATGAAAACCGCCCGTTTGGTCGGCGGCACCGAAATCCAAGTGATGGCCTACGTTGAAAACGGCGACAAAGTGGAAATCGACACCCGCACCGGCGAATTCCGCAAGCGCGCCTGA